The Myxococcales bacterium sequence CCCAGCGAAGTTACCTGGTGGAGCCGGCCCTCGATTGGCGCGCCCACCCTTTACCCCACATTCAGCCATGCCACGCTCTCTGGTGACTCACCCGAGAGGGCACTCCAATTCGATGTCACGGCTTTGCTCAACGCCTGGCTGGCCAATGATGGATCGTCAGCCTATGGCTTTGCAATGGTATCGCATGCGGTGAATGGCTATGACCACAATGTCTACGGATCTCTCGACGGTCCCGAGTGGAGTCAGCCGCGGCTGTACATCAGGGCCGTGCCCGAGCCCGGTACTCACCTGCTCGTGGCCCTTGGATGCGTCGTGCTTTCCGCTTCGCGTCGTCGAAAAAGTCGAAAAAGAAATCGAAAAAGAAGCAGAACTCGACGAGCGGATGTTCCCGCTGGCCCATGGGCTTAGAATTAGAAGTAGGCGGAGGCCGTCAGGCCGAACATGCGCGGGTCGTTCCACACTTCGAGGATCTGGTTCTGCCCGATCGCAACATCGAAGGCGTCGATCCGATAACGCTTTTCCAAGAAGTTATCGACCCAACCGGCAATCTCGAATCGCCCATCCGGAGTGCGGTAGGTAATCCGTGCGTTGTGCACCCAGAAGGCGCTCTGGGAGATGATCTTTACCGCCTGCGGGTCGAGGTAGACCCTCGTTCGGAAGCTGGTGGTGTACTGCGGGACGAGAGTCCCCCACCGAGACAAGGAAATTTCGTAGTTGACGAGAGCGTTGAAGCTGAAATCGGGCGCCGAGATCAATGGATTGCCGCTGTAGTCAAATGGCGAGACAGCACCTACACCGCGAGGCTGCCCAATTGCTTTGGTGACAAAGAAGTCGACGAACTCTGCGTCGAGCCAGCTGACACCAAATTGCACCTTGAACCCGGGTAGCGGGTAGATCGTCCCCTCGAGTTCTGCACCGATCACCCTGGCGTCGCTGTTGAGGAGCCTCTGAATCGGCAGCTCTCCGAACTCGTTCGTGTAGTCGAAAACCTGGAGATTCTGGTACCAGTAGCGGAAGGCCGCGAAGTTGAGGTGCAGTCGATCTTGGAGCCAACTGGACTTGAACCCAAACTCCACCGAGTTGATGAACTCGGGCTCTACTGGGTCGATCCGCTGCACCTGCGAGGCGTTCGACTGGATTGTGAGCCCCGCGTTGAAGTGACCGCCCTTCATTCCGCGGCCGAACTTGATGTACATGTTCAAAGAATCGAGGCGAGCGTCGTACATCCAATCGCCACCTGGCTGCCAAGCGAGTTGTACTTCACCCGTCACGCCGGTCCACACCTTTTGCTCGCTCGCCTCGGGAATCGAGTTGACGGAATTGCCGCCCAAGATCTCGATGTTGCTGTTGAGCGTGAATTTCTTGTGCTCGTGGTTGTACCTGATGCCGACGCTGACGGACACCTCGTCGAGCAGCCAATATTTCGCGTTGCCATAGACGGCACCGCTCGTGAGTGTCTGTTCGAAGAACTGCTCGAGTCGTCGACTGAGGAGCCCCGGGAAGATGTTCGAAGCGTCGAGGGACTCGTACAGTGTGAAGCCGCCCGTGGCCCACTCGTAATCTTCGCCACTCCCCTCGATGCGCAACTCCTCGGAAAATTGCCATGCGCTGTCGAAGAGGATTGCGGCGGCGGAGGACTCTGCGGTGTAGTCGCCTTCGTCTTCGATGCTGCGTTCATACCATTCGAAACCCGAGATCGAGGTCAGTTTGACAAATCCCGTGTCCCAGACCCCGCGAAGACTGGTGCCGTAGGCATCGAGCAACTCGAGGCCGTCCTGGTTGTAGAAGCCAGCGTCGATGTCGCTCCCTCCGCGGCCGCCCTGTTTTCGGTCGCCGTCGTTACTATCAAACGCCTCGAGTCCTCGTACCAATCGGGTCCCCTCTAGCGGCGGGAGGGTCCCGAATACGGTCGAGTTAGCGCCAGATGTCACGTCGGTTACGAATCCCAGGTTCTCTTTGTAAAAGGGGTCGCCCTGGTTGAGAAGGAATTGTGCGGCGAGCGCCTGGAGGCGCTTGGAATCGCCGAGGTTCTGGCCGCCGTGGATGTTCAGGACCCAGTCCATTCCTTCACCCACGTCGGGTTGAAAGCGCAATATCATGCGTGCAGCCCAGTTATCAACGTTGTTGACCTTTTTCTTGAGGCCCTGAAAGTCTTCCGGCAGCAGAATGTTTGGGTTGTCTTCTGTGAATGAATTCCAAAAAGGATCAGCATTCCCTGGCTCTAGTGGAAAAAAAAGTTGACCGGGTAGGGCAACTACGCAGACCCCATCGGGTGATATCTGACGCGCTGGGTCTGTGGTCCCCGGCCCTTCGGCAAACCTCGCATTCGCTTTTAGCGGAAATTTTGGGATCGGGTTGCCCTTGAGGTGCTCGTGGATGCCGGTGCCATGATTCTTCACGTGGTCGTGGAAATTAGGCGTACCGTCGTTTTCTGTGAAAAAGTAGGTCCCTGAGGGCTGGTCATTGCGGTGGGTCGGGTAGAGGTTGTTTGCCCAGTACTCGCGGATTTTCGTCTCGGTGAGCAGTGGTCTGCCGAGCGATTCTGGATCCCAGTTTGCGCAGTGGTTTGTGGTGAGGCCTTCGCGGAAATTCGCCGTGGCAGCCACCCGGACCGAGAGCAGATCTTCAATGATCGGTAGCGAGATCGCGCCCTCTACATTTATATTGTTGAAGTTGCCGTACGTGAAGCTGGCCGACGTTTCCGTTTCTCCGTCTGGCAGCGTGGAGTTGATCATGATGGCACCCGCGGTCGCGTTGCGTCCGTTTACGCTTCCCTGGGGACCGCGGAGCACATCGATTGATGAAACGTCGAAGAGCTGCCCGAGTTGGATCGCCGGGGCGTTGATGTTGATGCCATCCTGGTAGACCGCCACCGCGCCGGCCGCGTTCGCGTTGTAATCCTTCAGGCCGATGCCCCGGATGAAGAGCGTCGGGTTCGATGCGGCACTGCGGGTGTTGATCTCGAGGTTGGGCGTGAAGTCGGCGAGGTCGGCGATGTTCTGAATCCGCAGAGTTTTGATTTCCGCAGCGCTGAAGCTCGTGACCGAGACCGACATACTCTTGAGGAAGTCATCGCGGCCGCTGGCGAGCACGACCATCTCTTCGATGTCCTTGCTCTGCTCAGGGGCGGGGGCGTCCTCGACCTCGGGAACCTCGACCAGAGGCTCCAATTCCTCGGGTTTCTCGCGGGTAGCTGCGGTATGGTCGCCTTCTTCGGGGGCCTCAGCAGGAGTTTGCGTCTCGACAGGGGCTTGCGCGCCCGCGGGAAAAGTGATTGTCAGGATTGCAAGGCTCAGCACCAGGGTGCGTCCGAATCTGCTTAGCCAGTTGTTCAAATCAGTCATCGCCTGTTACAGTCGAACAGATTCCTGGGCACACGTCAATTATATTTAACGCCCTGGGAGAAATAATAAGTATATTAAACGGTCTCGAGCGGTTAATATGCGCGACTCTTGGTCGACGCGCCACCGCAGTCGCTGAAGCCGTCCATTCTAGCAGATGATCTTGAGGCAAGTAAGGAGACCTTCGAATGAAGTTGCGTTGGTTCGCCGTCGCGCTACTCGCGACTTGGTTTGGACTTGGCTGTTCGCCGGATTCCGAACCGTCTACCGCTTCCACCAGTCCTTCCGTTTCCGCTTCCCCTTTAGAGGGTATAGACACTCTTCGCGCTGCGCTCAGTGAACGAAATGAGTTGGAACGGAAGTATTTGCTGACGAGTTTCCTGAGAAAGATGCGTCCCGATGACGTGGAGTCGGTGCTCAAAGCAATCGAGGATCATAGAACGGGTATAACCCAGGACGATGTGCGGCTGATAATGTTGGCCTGGACGCGATTCGACGGCCCGGGCGCCTACAAGGTAGCCAGCGAATGGCCGACCCGATGGAAATCCGTCCTGATGGAAGAGGCGATTGCCGCCTGGGGCTACAACGACGGCCCAGCGGCCCTCGCGGAGGCCGCCAAGATTGAAGACCAAGGGCTTCGGGCAAAATTTCACTCCAGAGCGCTCTCCGGCTGGGTGAGTAGTGGCGATCGGCAAGAGGTAACCGCATTCGCTGCGAACGAACCGGATGCCCGGCGCCGCGGCCGGCTCGCTTTTCGCCTGGCTGGCCAGGCGAAGCGCGACGGACCGGACGCCATCATTGCCTGGGCGGAGGGCGTGCCAGATGACTCGCCGAACGAATTCAAAGCAGATGTCTTCGGTCACGCCTGTGGAACTCTCACGGTCCTCGACCCCAAGCGCGCGACGCAGTGGTATGAGAGCCAGATGAAGCACTGGTATTCCATGAGTTGCCTGTCCATGATCGCGAACAAGTGGTCTCGGGAAGACGATTCCGACGCTGTGATTACATGGGTAATGAGCCTTCCCGTCGAAGAGACCCGGGAGTCCGAACGGACCGATGCCGTTCGCAAACTTTTCAGAAACTGGGCCCCAATGAATCCCGAGGGAGCCGAGGCCTGGCTGAAGTCTGCTCCAGCTGGCCCAGCACGCGACAAGGCGGTCGATGAGTTCGCAAAGACCATCGCTGAAGCGTCACCTTCCGAGGCCCTCGAGTGGGTTAGACAGATGACGGACGAGAAGCAGCGTAAGTATCGCTCGCTCCGATATACCCGGATGTGGTTCGAGAGGGATCCCGAAGCGGCGATGGCATGGATCGCAGCTGCCGACCTCGACTCCGCACAGCGGAAGGCAATCTTGAATAACCTGCCGACCGCGAAACGTTCAAAAAAATCAGCGAACGCCCAGCCGGGCGGGTAGGCTACCGCGCATGCCCGCTCCAGAGCCCGTTGATCGGACGCGATTCGTCCTTCCGGCTGCATTGATCCTGACCGTGTTCACGGGCTTCTCGGGCCTCGTCTACGAAGTGGCTTGGCAGAAGTATCTCGCCACGCTCCTCGGGTCACACGCCGAGGCTACGGCGGCCGTGCTGGGCATTTTCCTCGGCGGTCTGTCCACGGGATACGCAGTGTTCGGCCGTCTGACCCGTCGTGTCGTCGCGCGGGCACAGACGCGCGGCGAACCTCCTCGGTTGCTGTACATCTACGCCCTCGTGGAGGCGGGGATTGGGCTCTACGCCCTGCTATTTCCCTGGATCTTCGGCCTTGTCCAGCAGCTCTCACTACTCGGTCCAACCGGCAGCGGGACAGGGTTTGCGTTCGATGTCGCGCTCTCGACGCTGCTCCTCGGCCCCCCGACCATATTGATGGGGGGCACGATTCCCATCTTGACACTGTCTCTGGCCGGCAACCTCGAGCGGGCAACACGCGTGCACGCCTGGATCTACGGTTTGAACACCGCTGGCGCCTTCGCGGGGGCTCTCGCTGGTGGATTCGTGCTGATCCCAGCACTCGGTCTCGACCCCGTCATTTATTCCATGGGTTGCCTGAATCTCCTCGCGGCTGCAGCCTTCACGCAACTCGATCGCCGCCACCGAGAGAACGTCCCCGACATGTCGCCGTCCGCCGACGCGGAAACGGTTCCCTCGCTGGGCACCTGGGCATCCGTTGCACTGCTGGCGGGCTTCGGGATGATGACGCTGCAGACGACCCTCAACCGAATGGGCGGTCTTGCGTTTGGCTCGTCTCAGTTCACATTTGCAATGGTCGTCGCGGTCTTCGTGCTGTGCATCGCACTCGGCAGTCTCGCTGTGTCCGTCTTCCACAACATTCCGCGCGGGTTCGTAGTGGGTTCCCAGTGGTTGCTGGTCCTGCTGCTGTTCCCACTCTATTTCGTGATGGGCGACGCCCCCTACTGGGCCCATCTCACTCGGGTGCTCTTTAGTACCGTCGAGCTTGCCTTTTATGGCTATCAGTTCGCCATCTTCATGGGTCTACTGCTTTTGTTCCTGGTTCCGATCGGGCTCTCAGGGGCGTTACTCCCCTTGCTCTTCAATGAGCTGCGGCGCGAGATTCGCGATCTGGGATCCGTCGCCGGCCGCTTGTACGCTTGGAACACAATCGGCTCGCTGCTGGGTGCTCTGGTCGGGGGCTACGTGCTCTTCTTCTGGTTCGATCTGCACCAAATCTACCGGATCGCGATGAGCGCCCTCGCCGTCGGCGCCGCGATCCTCACCCTGCAGGTGCTCCGGCCCCTGCCACGTCTGGTACCCGCGCTCATGCTATTCCCGACGCTGGCCGCGATCTGGCTCTTGCCCGCCTGGTCGGAAAAGCAGCTCGCTTCGGGACTCTTTCGATCGCGAGAGCCCACGCGGCACACGTTCAGCGGCGCGCAAGAAATGTTCGATCACCACATACGCAGTCTGGGCGAGGTGATCTTCTACAAGGACGGCCCTTCGAGTAGCGTCACCGTCTTCGAGTACGGTGGAGAGCCGGAGACGCGCGCCATTATCGTCAACGGAAAGCCCGACGGGAGTCTCACGGGCGACTATCCCACGATGGCCCTCAGCGCACTGATCCCCGCCTTGCTCGCAGAGAGTTATGAGCGCGCGTTTGTGATCGGGTGGGGAACCGGTGTCACGACGGGTGAACTCGCCGCCCTCGACGCGAACCGCAGCGTGCGCGTGGCCGAGATCTCGAGGGCTGTCATCGCGGCGGCCCCATTCTTCGACGTCGGAAACATGAATGCATCGAAGAACCCGAAGGT is a genomic window containing:
- a CDS encoding fused MFS/spermidine synthase, with the translated sequence MPAPEPVDRTRFVLPAALILTVFTGFSGLVYEVAWQKYLATLLGSHAEATAAVLGIFLGGLSTGYAVFGRLTRRVVARAQTRGEPPRLLYIYALVEAGIGLYALLFPWIFGLVQQLSLLGPTGSGTGFAFDVALSTLLLGPPTILMGGTIPILTLSLAGNLERATRVHAWIYGLNTAGAFAGALAGGFVLIPALGLDPVIYSMGCLNLLAAAAFTQLDRRHRENVPDMSPSADAETVPSLGTWASVALLAGFGMMTLQTTLNRMGGLAFGSSQFTFAMVVAVFVLCIALGSLAVSVFHNIPRGFVVGSQWLLVLLLFPLYFVMGDAPYWAHLTRVLFSTVELAFYGYQFAIFMGLLLLFLVPIGLSGALLPLLFNELRREIRDLGSVAGRLYAWNTIGSLLGALVGGYVLFFWFDLHQIYRIAMSALAVGAAILTLQVLRPLPRLVPALMLFPTLAAIWLLPAWSEKQLASGLFRSREPTRHTFSGAQEMFDHHIRSLGEVIFYKDGPSSSVTVFEYGGEPETRAIIVNGKPDGSLTGDYPTMALSALIPALLAESYERAFVIGWGTGVTTGELAALDANRSVRVAEISRAVIAAAPFFDVGNMNASKNPKVNMLRGDAYRTLLRSDRKFDLIVSEPSNPWVTGVEMLYSREFLQAAREHLEPGGVYAQWFHVYETDSEVVALVLRTYAEVFPHISVWFALGSDLLLIGHNRMDRALDVDALAKRFAQPDFTAGFARVGITSFAQLLSHELVPLGTIHATELEGEIQTLRHPLLSYWAAKAFFLGKPAYLPNLSSSIHREVALRNSLLHRYSGGADILPERVIETAAREMCRLRRAEQCATLMARWQLDRPGSPRFKKTLSELRQINPASRSQLTDKNLRKLRMLFDGSVPVVPPSALPTQAESLTKRFLQHYHHVVPFDRRVIEAAWRRCNVDDCDIRQQDAWETFGPFGGSALHLSESAAPGKREPTVSALDTKEHDQNFDSKEN
- a CDS encoding DNRLRE domain-containing protein; amino-acid sequence: MVPFEDTMVIEFEPDSNFVSALGLEVAASRNFGEAVSLFLPDLSVIAVDSVLSAVFEIVRIGPRNNVSGRASHRPASLNPVLEFWVPSEVTWWSRPSIGAPTLYPTFSHATLSGDSPERALQFDVTALLNAWLANDGSSAYGFAMVSHAVNGYDHNVYGSLDGPEWSQPRLYIRAVPEPGTHLLVALGCVVLSASRRRKSRKRNRKRSRTRRADVPAGPWA
- a CDS encoding TonB-dependent receptor plug domain-containing protein — its product is MNNWLSRFGRTLVLSLAILTITFPAGAQAPVETQTPAEAPEEGDHTAATREKPEELEPLVEVPEVEDAPAPEQSKDIEEMVVLASGRDDFLKSMSVSVTSFSAAEIKTLRIQNIADLADFTPNLEINTRSAASNPTLFIRGIGLKDYNANAAGAVAVYQDGININAPAIQLGQLFDVSSIDVLRGPQGSVNGRNATAGAIMINSTLPDGETETSASFTYGNFNNINVEGAISLPIIEDLLSVRVAATANFREGLTTNHCANWDPESLGRPLLTETKIREYWANNLYPTHRNDQPSGTYFFTENDGTPNFHDHVKNHGTGIHEHLKGNPIPKFPLKANARFAEGPGTTDPARQISPDGVCVVALPGQLFFPLEPGNADPFWNSFTEDNPNILLPEDFQGLKKKVNNVDNWAARMILRFQPDVGEGMDWVLNIHGGQNLGDSKRLQALAAQFLLNQGDPFYKENLGFVTDVTSGANSTVFGTLPPLEGTRLVRGLEAFDSNDGDRKQGGRGGSDIDAGFYNQDGLELLDAYGTSLRGVWDTGFVKLTSISGFEWYERSIEDEGDYTAESSAAAILFDSAWQFSEELRIEGSGEDYEWATGGFTLYESLDASNIFPGLLSRRLEQFFEQTLTSGAVYGNAKYWLLDEVSVSVGIRYNHEHKKFTLNSNIEILGGNSVNSIPEASEQKVWTGVTGEVQLAWQPGGDWMYDARLDSLNMYIKFGRGMKGGHFNAGLTIQSNASQVQRIDPVEPEFINSVEFGFKSSWLQDRLHLNFAAFRYWYQNLQVFDYTNEFGELPIQRLLNSDARVIGAELEGTIYPLPGFKVQFGVSWLDAEFVDFFVTKAIGQPRGVGAVSPFDYSGNPLISAPDFSFNALVNYEISLSRWGTLVPQYTTSFRTRVYLDPQAVKIISQSAFWVHNARITYRTPDGRFEIAGWVDNFLEKRYRIDAFDVAIGQNQILEVWNDPRMFGLTASAYF